One region of Natronorubrum aibiense genomic DNA includes:
- a CDS encoding metal-dependent hydrolase has translation MEGVRILYLAGAFVTHAIVGYALVRAFTDADPWIGAVLGVCPDADFLFPAAWDWPLVHRGLTHTPLFALGIVAGVYAIRREREVPVAVGLAIGSHLVIDSFSPTGIAWLFPIETTWSPGLAVHGTSATVLLWALSLGVLAWRTDELSRIQ, from the coding sequence ATGGAGGGTGTTCGGATACTGTACCTCGCGGGGGCGTTCGTGACCCACGCCATCGTCGGGTATGCCCTCGTTCGAGCGTTCACTGACGCCGACCCATGGATCGGAGCCGTCCTCGGCGTATGTCCGGATGCAGACTTTTTGTTTCCCGCAGCGTGGGACTGGCCGCTGGTTCACCGCGGGCTCACCCACACGCCACTTTTCGCGCTGGGGATCGTCGCCGGTGTGTACGCGATCCGACGGGAACGAGAGGTCCCAGTCGCCGTCGGATTAGCGATCGGGTCACACCTCGTGATCGATTCGTTCTCGCCGACGGGAATCGCCTGGCTGTTCCCGATCGAGACGACATGGAGCCCCGGACTCGCCGTTCACGGAACGAGCGCGACGGTCCTGCTGTGGGCGCTATCACTCGGGGTGCTCGCATGGCGGACAGACGAACTGTCTCGGATCCAATAA
- a CDS encoding DedA family protein, giving the protein MVLLQLEEMPSWLESMFTSELAFLVLFGICILEGAMMLRFMPSELVVPGALALIGSSVPELVTIVAIAVVGTTIGQTVLFFLVRRAGREYVLQKRWFPVTESRLERFDGWFDRWGAIAVAGSNTMLFVRGLLTVPAGLSEMNARSFVALSAIGSLSFQLILAGLYLLGGHLLIFG; this is encoded by the coding sequence ATGGTGCTGTTGCAACTCGAGGAAATGCCGTCCTGGCTCGAGTCGATGTTTACGTCGGAACTCGCCTTTCTCGTCCTGTTCGGGATCTGTATCCTCGAGGGCGCGATGATGTTGCGGTTCATGCCGAGCGAACTCGTCGTACCGGGCGCCTTAGCGCTGATCGGATCGTCGGTCCCCGAACTGGTCACGATCGTCGCCATCGCGGTCGTCGGCACGACGATCGGTCAGACCGTGCTGTTCTTTCTCGTCCGCCGTGCCGGCCGGGAGTACGTGCTTCAGAAGCGGTGGTTCCCGGTCACGGAATCGCGACTCGAGCGGTTCGACGGCTGGTTCGACCGCTGGGGGGCAATTGCCGTCGCCGGCAGCAACACGATGCTGTTCGTCCGCGGGCTGTTGACCGTTCCAGCCGGCCTCTCGGAAATGAACGCGCGGTCGTTCGTCGCCCTGTCGGCGATCGGCTCGCTGTCGTTCCAGTTGATCCTCGCCGGGCTCTACCTTCTCGGCGGGCATCTGCTCATCTTCGGTTGA
- a CDS encoding histidine phosphatase family protein — MQDQHFLESEWDYCLVLDACRYDVFSEVYDDYLDGTLEKRWSTGSSTPEWAYRTFTGDHDIAYFSGNPFINDLGIPLNELKWGASCDYEWTASEHISNVFDVWKSGWDDDLGTVPPEGLTEAFYDHQAAVEEAERTVLHYMQPHAPYLARGKGQKLKQIQKGIRKQEEAEESGDDGGAIASLGDTLRPKVEDKLEGSELAQKAGLWLELDPTDVVTNGTREAAMALYEENLRIALESVAELVEELDGKVIVTADHGEAFGEEGVWEHHIETHIPPLMEVPWLEVE; from the coding sequence ATGCAGGACCAGCATTTCCTCGAGTCGGAATGGGACTACTGTCTAGTGCTGGATGCGTGCCGATACGACGTGTTCAGCGAGGTCTACGACGACTACCTCGACGGGACGCTGGAAAAGCGCTGGAGTACCGGCTCGTCGACGCCGGAGTGGGCCTACCGGACGTTTACCGGCGACCACGATATCGCGTACTTTTCGGGGAATCCCTTCATCAACGACCTCGGGATTCCGCTGAACGAACTCAAGTGGGGTGCCAGTTGCGACTACGAGTGGACGGCCTCCGAACACATCAGCAACGTCTTCGACGTCTGGAAAAGTGGCTGGGACGACGACCTCGGTACGGTTCCACCGGAGGGACTGACGGAGGCGTTTTACGACCATCAAGCCGCCGTCGAGGAGGCCGAGCGGACGGTCCTCCACTATATGCAACCTCACGCCCCCTACCTCGCCCGCGGTAAGGGCCAGAAGCTCAAACAGATCCAGAAAGGGATTCGGAAACAGGAGGAAGCCGAGGAAAGCGGAGACGACGGCGGTGCGATCGCCTCGCTCGGCGATACGCTCCGCCCGAAAGTCGAGGACAAACTCGAGGGCAGCGAACTCGCCCAGAAGGCGGGGCTCTGGCTCGAACTCGATCCCACCGACGTCGTCACGAACGGCACCCGCGAGGCGGCGATGGCACTCTACGAGGAGAACCTGCGGATCGCCCTCGAATCCGTCGCCGAACTGGTCGAAGAACTGGACGGCAAGGTGATCGTGACGGCCGACCACGGGGAAGCTTTCGGCGAGGAGGGCGTCTGGGAACACCACATCGAGACGCACATTCCGCCGCTCATGGAGGTCCCGTGGCTCGAAGTCGAGTGA
- a CDS encoding lysylphosphatidylglycerol synthase transmembrane domain-containing protein encodes MDARNRRAFLLGAFGTIAVFAVLLFVVGTRRVVDSLLSADPSLVAVTFALAICWLAAWSLMLRTVLVTLGVTIPVVKAFFVYSGAVFANNVTPFGQAGGEPVAALLISKVSDSRYETGLVGIASVDVLNVVPSISLIFVGVGYYATTAAIGERLETAVSSAVVLISAVVLVIGLIWRYHGTIIDRLPAIVAPRLERLGLERFDSQTLEADLADRLQRFFENIERVAVDRWRLVAVVGLSLAGWLFQTAALMAAFAALGYSVPPYVLLFVIPLANLAGAAPLPGGLGGIEAAFVTLLVPTTGVEASAVTAAVLIFRGAIYWMPVLIGGVSVSAFGVRALR; translated from the coding sequence ATGGATGCTCGTAACCGGCGCGCGTTTCTCCTCGGCGCCTTCGGGACGATCGCGGTCTTTGCCGTCCTCCTTTTTGTCGTCGGCACGAGACGCGTCGTCGACTCGCTGCTGTCGGCAGACCCATCGCTGGTCGCCGTGACGTTCGCGCTCGCGATCTGCTGGCTCGCCGCCTGGAGTTTGATGCTCCGGACCGTCCTCGTCACGCTCGGCGTCACCATCCCGGTTGTGAAGGCGTTTTTCGTTTATTCCGGTGCCGTGTTTGCGAACAACGTCACGCCGTTCGGGCAGGCCGGCGGCGAACCGGTCGCGGCGCTGCTCATCTCGAAAGTTTCCGATTCGCGCTACGAGACCGGGCTTGTCGGCATCGCCAGCGTCGACGTCCTCAACGTCGTCCCGTCTATCTCGCTTATTTTCGTCGGCGTCGGCTACTATGCGACCACTGCCGCCATCGGCGAGCGACTCGAGACGGCCGTCAGTTCGGCTGTCGTGCTGATCTCCGCGGTTGTCCTCGTCATCGGCCTCATCTGGCGGTATCACGGGACGATTATCGACCGACTCCCCGCCATCGTCGCCCCGCGACTCGAGCGACTCGGACTCGAGCGATTCGACTCGCAAACGCTGGAAGCGGATCTTGCGGACCGGTTGCAGCGGTTCTTCGAGAACATCGAACGCGTCGCGGTCGATCGCTGGCGGCTCGTCGCCGTGGTCGGCCTCTCACTGGCCGGCTGGCTCTTCCAGACGGCCGCACTCATGGCGGCGTTCGCCGCCCTCGGCTACAGCGTACCGCCGTACGTCCTGTTGTTCGTGATTCCACTGGCCAACCTCGCCGGGGCTGCGCCGCTTCCGGGCGGCCTCGGCGGGATCGAAGCCGCTTTTGTGACGCTTCTCGTGCCGACAACCGGCGTCGAGGCGTCGGCCGTTACCGCGGCCGTCCTCATTTTCCGCGGTGCGATCTACTGGATGCCGGTGCTGATCGGCGGCGTGTCCGTGTCGGCTTTCGGCGTCCGCGCGCTCCGGTGA
- a CDS encoding glycosyltransferase yields the protein MKIGFFTDSYFPEIDGVTYTIKLWREELERKGHEVYVIYPDGDYDPGDREIPVQSLPNPFYAGYRIPLFRRPSTLPDLDIVHCHGPAPVGMLGRYYAKKHDLPTIYTHHTPIEEYFHQSVKLESVANALSKLYVPLENAFLESFDIVTASTGRIERDVEHVRLPVGIDMEFFQPTAENWYPDRTVIGYSGRLSMEKNVSEILRAAEELPDYDFVIVGEGPYRDCLERNAPDNVELRPFLPREELPIFYSSIDTFVTASTADTLGLSTLEANACGTPVVAADVAPFDQTIDADNGEHFAYGDLEAMTDAIETCLETDRDTRAAVDRYDIQRTLKHLEHLYQSVQTSADEVPTTADDEFGFSDDSHWSFK from the coding sequence ATGAAAATCGGATTCTTCACGGACAGTTATTTCCCCGAAATCGACGGTGTAACGTACACGATCAAACTCTGGCGCGAAGAATTAGAGCGGAAAGGTCACGAGGTCTACGTCATTTACCCCGATGGCGACTACGACCCCGGCGACCGCGAGATTCCGGTGCAATCGCTGCCGAACCCGTTCTACGCTGGCTATCGGATCCCACTTTTTAGACGCCCGTCGACGCTCCCGGACCTCGATATCGTCCACTGTCACGGTCCCGCACCAGTCGGCATGCTCGGCCGGTACTACGCCAAGAAACACGACCTGCCGACGATCTACACCCACCACACGCCGATCGAGGAGTACTTCCACCAGAGCGTCAAACTCGAGTCTGTCGCAAACGCCCTTTCGAAACTGTACGTTCCGCTGGAAAACGCGTTCCTCGAAAGCTTCGACATCGTGACTGCCTCGACCGGACGGATCGAACGCGACGTCGAACACGTCCGGCTCCCGGTGGGGATCGATATGGAGTTCTTCCAGCCGACCGCGGAGAACTGGTATCCCGACCGAACGGTCATTGGCTACAGTGGGCGGCTCAGTATGGAAAAAAACGTCAGCGAGATCCTGCGCGCCGCCGAGGAGTTGCCCGACTACGACTTCGTCATCGTCGGCGAAGGGCCCTACCGAGACTGTCTCGAGCGCAACGCCCCCGACAACGTCGAGTTGCGACCGTTCCTCCCTCGCGAGGAGTTGCCGATCTTTTACTCGTCGATCGATACCTTCGTCACCGCCTCGACAGCCGACACGCTCGGACTCTCCACGCTCGAGGCCAACGCCTGTGGCACGCCCGTCGTTGCCGCCGACGTCGCCCCGTTCGACCAGACGATCGACGCGGACAACGGGGAGCACTTCGCGTACGGTGACCTCGAGGCGATGACCGACGCGATCGAAACGTGTCTCGAGACGGACCGCGACACGCGGGCCGCCGTCGACCGATACGACATCCAACGCACGCTCAAGCACCTCGAGCACCTCTATCAGAGCGTCCAGACGTCGGCAGATGAGGTGCCGACGACAGCCGACGACGAGTTCGGGTTCTCTGACGATTCTCACTGGTCATTCAAGTGA
- a CDS encoding glycosyltransferase family 4 protein: protein MKISHYFEFEDHVTGGIRESVVHQRKMLDRLDLQYTTKPDLDADVFHCNLMGPRSVWYAKRARARDIPVVANTHVTAEDFGDSFRFTNTLAKPLKPYLERAYGLADALVCPSAYNQGLIETYTDTPTTVISNGVDREKLAGFDSLEDEYRERYDLESPTVFLVGHVIKRKGLETFVELARRLPDLDFAWFGPLDLSLKGRETTALIENAPTNCTFTGYVDDIRGAYAAGDIFCFPTHEENEGIALLEAMTAGKPLLVRDIETFSWLEDGEDCLKVSGSGVDGFETALERLTDPELRHRLGSNAADRSEDFSLEAVTNQYQSLYEEVV, encoded by the coding sequence ATGAAGATCAGCCACTACTTCGAATTCGAGGACCACGTCACCGGCGGCATTCGTGAATCCGTCGTCCACCAGCGGAAAATGCTAGACCGACTCGACCTGCAGTACACGACCAAACCGGACCTCGACGCCGACGTCTTTCACTGTAACCTCATGGGGCCGCGGTCGGTTTGGTACGCAAAACGGGCACGCGCACGCGACATCCCGGTCGTTGCGAACACGCACGTGACCGCCGAAGACTTCGGCGACAGCTTTCGGTTCACGAACACCCTCGCGAAGCCGCTCAAGCCGTATCTCGAGCGAGCCTACGGACTGGCCGACGCGCTCGTCTGTCCCTCGGCGTACAATCAGGGGCTGATCGAAACCTACACGGACACGCCGACGACGGTGATCTCGAACGGCGTCGATCGCGAGAAACTCGCCGGATTCGACTCGCTCGAGGACGAGTACCGCGAGCGATACGACCTCGAGTCGCCGACCGTCTTCCTCGTCGGCCACGTCATCAAGCGCAAGGGACTCGAAACGTTCGTCGAACTGGCCCGTCGGCTACCCGACCTCGATTTCGCCTGGTTCGGCCCACTGGATCTCTCCCTGAAGGGGCGAGAGACGACGGCGCTGATCGAGAACGCGCCGACAAACTGCACGTTCACCGGCTACGTCGACGACATTCGGGGTGCGTACGCGGCCGGCGACATCTTCTGTTTCCCGACCCACGAGGAAAACGAGGGCATCGCGCTGCTCGAGGCGATGACTGCTGGGAAACCCCTCCTCGTTCGCGACATCGAGACGTTCTCGTGGCTCGAGGACGGCGAGGACTGCCTGAAGGTGTCTGGGTCGGGTGTGGACGGGTTCGAAACGGCCCTCGAGCGGCTTACAGACCCGGAACTCAGGCATCGGCTCGGATCGAACGCGGCCGATCGAAGCGAGGACTTCTCGCTCGAGGCGGTCACGAACCAGTATCAGTCGCTGTACGAGGAGGTGGTCTGA
- a CDS encoding sulfatase, translated as MDETRQSNVLFVVLDTVRKDHLGPYGYERETTPALSQFATEATVFESAVAPAPWTLPVHASLFTGLYPSQHGADQGSPYLDGDVTLASVLSAAGYDTACYSSNAWITPYTGLTEGFDAQDSFFEVLPGDVFSGPLASAWQAVNDNDYLRELASKLVHLGAMAHAKLASGEGADSKTPSVIDRTKSFIDDSDSDEGWFAFINLMDAHLPYYPPEEYRETFAPGIDPDDVCQNSKEYNSGARDIDDEEWDAIRGLYDAEIAHMDAELGRLFDWLRETGQWEETTVVVAADHGELHGEHDLYGHEFALYDQLINVPLLVKHPALEADRRDDLVELLDLYHTTLDVLDVDPDTVGQSDNGAVSRDPTRSLLADEYRAFEGATDPDAGQRAILEGEGAADDYAFVEYAQPVIELHHLEQKASEAGIDLSDDHRAYARLRAARSTDAKYVRADRISDEGYRLDDDPAERSPVDPTDDDVVAATERALARFEEHAGGAWDDPSETDADEADALAEADEETRDRLRELGYLE; from the coding sequence ATGGACGAAACTCGGCAGTCGAACGTCCTCTTCGTCGTTCTGGATACGGTTCGAAAGGATCACCTCGGCCCGTACGGATACGAACGGGAGACGACGCCCGCACTCTCGCAGTTTGCCACTGAGGCAACCGTCTTCGAGTCGGCGGTCGCACCCGCGCCGTGGACGCTGCCAGTCCACGCCTCGCTGTTTACCGGGCTTTACCCGAGCCAGCACGGAGCCGACCAGGGGAGTCCGTACCTCGACGGCGACGTGACCCTCGCGTCGGTCTTGTCGGCGGCCGGCTACGACACGGCGTGTTACTCCTCGAACGCGTGGATCACGCCTTACACTGGCCTTACCGAGGGCTTCGATGCACAGGACTCGTTTTTCGAGGTGCTGCCCGGCGACGTCTTCTCGGGCCCGCTTGCGAGCGCGTGGCAGGCAGTCAACGACAACGACTACCTCCGCGAACTCGCGTCGAAACTCGTTCACCTCGGCGCGATGGCTCACGCCAAACTCGCCAGCGGCGAGGGAGCCGATTCGAAGACGCCGTCAGTCATCGACCGAACGAAGTCGTTCATCGACGACAGCGACAGCGACGAGGGCTGGTTTGCGTTCATCAATCTGATGGACGCCCATCTACCTTACTACCCGCCCGAGGAGTACCGCGAGACGTTCGCTCCCGGCATCGATCCGGACGACGTTTGCCAGAATTCGAAGGAGTACAACTCCGGCGCACGAGACATCGACGACGAGGAGTGGGACGCCATCCGCGGGCTCTACGACGCCGAGATCGCCCACATGGACGCCGAACTCGGCCGCCTGTTCGACTGGCTGCGCGAAACTGGGCAATGGGAGGAGACAACCGTCGTCGTTGCGGCCGACCACGGCGAACTCCATGGCGAACACGACCTCTACGGGCACGAGTTCGCCCTCTACGACCAACTCATCAACGTCCCGCTGCTGGTCAAACATCCAGCTCTCGAGGCCGATCGTCGCGACGACCTCGTCGAGTTGCTCGATCTCTACCACACGACACTCGACGTGCTGGATGTCGATCCTGACACAGTAGGACAGTCCGACAATGGTGCCGTTTCCCGCGACCCGACGCGGTCGCTGCTCGCCGACGAGTACCGTGCTTTCGAGGGAGCCACGGACCCCGATGCTGGGCAACGGGCTATCCTCGAAGGCGAGGGCGCGGCCGACGACTACGCGTTCGTCGAATACGCCCAGCCGGTCATCGAACTCCACCACCTAGAACAGAAAGCGAGCGAGGCCGGCATCGACCTCTCAGACGATCACCGCGCCTACGCGCGACTGCGCGCAGCCCGCAGTACGGACGCCAAGTACGTCCGCGCGGACCGAATTTCTGACGAGGGATACCGACTCGACGACGACCCCGCAGAACGGTCACCGGTCGACCCGACCGACGACGACGTCGTCGCCGCAACCGAACGGGCACTCGCCCGCTTCGAGGAGCACGCCGGCGGTGCGTGGGACGATCCGTCCGAGACCGACGCGGACGAGGCCGACGCGCTGGCCGAAGCCGACGAGGAGACCCGCGACCGGCTTCGGGAACTCGGCTACCTCGAGTAA
- a CDS encoding metal-dependent hydrolase, which produces MYRGGHAGFNALLYAPFVPPVSYYWSLELALLGAAIAIGVANLPDVDEPLPWLRHRGPTHTIWFAVVVGLLSGVGTALLAPATPQAFQFGFVVGTAGILAHLAGDIVTPMGISPFAPLSSYHVTLNWFKSKNSRINRVVLLVGTAALGVSLLLAVGLSIVFVSSG; this is translated from the coding sequence ATGTATCGGGGAGGCCACGCCGGATTCAACGCGCTATTGTACGCCCCGTTCGTCCCGCCCGTGAGCTACTACTGGTCGCTCGAGCTCGCGCTGTTGGGCGCGGCGATCGCCATCGGCGTGGCGAACCTGCCGGACGTCGACGAGCCGCTGCCGTGGCTTCGCCACCGCGGGCCGACGCACACGATCTGGTTTGCGGTCGTCGTCGGACTGCTCTCCGGTGTCGGAACCGCACTGCTCGCCCCGGCGACGCCGCAGGCGTTTCAGTTTGGCTTCGTCGTCGGCACCGCTGGCATCCTCGCCCACCTCGCGGGCGACATCGTGACGCCGATGGGAATCAGCCCCTTCGCGCCACTCTCGAGCTATCACGTGACGCTCAACTGGTTCAAATCCAAGAACAGCCGCATCAACCGGGTCGTCCTGCTCGTCGGGACGGCCGCACTGGGCGTCTCGCTGCTGCTCGCGGTCGGCCTGTCGATCGTGTTTGTCTCCAGCGGCTGA
- a CDS encoding FAD binding domain-containing protein, giving the protein MYANDFEYYLAESIDEAVDLLEDHEGAELLAGSHGLLPRMRTGEEAPPVLVDINAVDGLSGIERTDGDLSVGALVTHAELAESELVREHAPALADAAGEVGDIQVRNGGTIGGNLAHGDARTDHPAAVLALGGSLVVTGPDGDRSIDAADLFTGHFETAVGEQEVVTALRIPIEDDASSTYRKHRNPLSGYPLIGVGAWAQTDGETIERARVAATGNLARPKRLAAVEAALEGEPLEAATVETAAEQATSLDDDEFRRDVQASPAYCRHLLSVHTERALRDVIDVDGE; this is encoded by the coding sequence ATGTACGCGAACGACTTCGAGTACTACCTTGCCGAGAGCATCGACGAGGCCGTCGACCTCCTCGAAGACCACGAGGGTGCCGAACTGCTCGCCGGCTCACACGGGTTGCTTCCCCGGATGCGGACCGGGGAGGAGGCCCCGCCGGTGCTCGTCGATATCAACGCGGTCGACGGGCTCTCGGGTATCGAACGCACCGACGGTGACCTCTCGGTGGGCGCGCTCGTGACCCACGCGGAACTCGCCGAGTCAGAGCTCGTTCGGGAACACGCACCAGCGCTCGCCGACGCGGCAGGCGAGGTTGGCGACATTCAAGTCCGAAACGGGGGAACCATCGGCGGCAACCTCGCCCACGGCGACGCGCGAACCGACCATCCCGCCGCCGTCCTCGCACTCGGTGGCTCGCTTGTCGTGACGGGGCCCGACGGCGACCGATCGATCGACGCCGCCGACCTCTTTACCGGCCACTTCGAGACCGCTGTCGGGGAGCAGGAGGTCGTGACCGCGCTTCGGATTCCGATCGAAGACGACGCCTCGAGCACGTACCGCAAGCATCGTAACCCCCTGTCGGGCTATCCGCTGATCGGGGTCGGTGCGTGGGCACAGACCGACGGCGAGACGATCGAACGCGCTCGCGTCGCCGCGACCGGCAATCTCGCTCGCCCCAAGCGGCTGGCCGCCGTCGAGGCGGCACTCGAGGGCGAACCGCTCGAGGCCGCAACGGTCGAAACTGCCGCAGAACAGGCAACGTCGCTCGACGACGACGAGTTCCGACGGGACGTGCAAGCCTCGCCAGCGTACTGTCGGCACCTGCTGTCAGTCCACACCGAGCGCGCCCTCCGAGACGTCATCGACGTCGACGGCGAGTGA